The following proteins are co-located in the Rhodohalobacter sp. SW132 genome:
- a CDS encoding T9SS type A sorting domain-containing protein, translating to MSIKIEKIFFRLLLLAATFLGALSLQAQHTTYWNGSVSSNWFDSQNWSNDVPGADSEAVFNYFPPENHDPIISSSTTIRRLLITHFGREFRVKLGDDIQMDVQSYFVAADSIPGTIALDVGNAEFTVQESSSLEGGIYLDDGTINFLGNLHMISSSLIDVQSGTINIGSAGPPVISADFLQSEGSIFNLNAGTLNLYGQSVFAGGGEFNGGTGEIHFNGDIQFNGGALFKPGSSYVSISGNANITTDNNQSAEFFDLEIRDGAAVTSEVNVTVQNDMTVDPNGSYLQSGNTSLNVIGTLTGDSQIHSVTPYVISVQMLGISEIEVRFDRSLQESTAETSSNYTVESSAGTIAGFVTGAELTGSNNHLVRLTFDFQIQDGVPYYLIINEVFDTMGNSISENHKKRFLLDLSAPSLFYSRTNGNFNTLSSWSIFSHSGSAAGRIPGEADGDRIQIGNGNIITLNSPADLDSIMEFDVQFGGTFRLSDGAELRFSSVPITGNGAFELLQGATLIIESDDGISQSDDLGPVRTAERIFSEEAAFFYQGFQNQVTGDGLPQKVAKLSIKSSAEVSLTRSISVTDTLYLIDGYLTVGHGLSLISNQHIAELGMLRYNLDLSGQPGYRMISSPLNIDYTNFFSDIITQGYNGSELIGNLQPNVLWYDETAPGTDNQRWRAPVHASEIVPAGRGHQVYIFDNESDNHLYSRALPQTLDLVGLPYEEDKGLIDLNLTYTEEGDQGWNLVGNPYGSAIRWNSDQGWTRGNVDSSIYIWDPNTNQYHTWNGITGDIEDGLIAPFQAFWVKANAPGPLLTVNSAAQELGGEFRGKAIVQHSPRLAIRAQYSPNHSSTLHLMFTGEGSFHLDNLDALRLHPPPGVDNYLEFYSVSEEGERLAINNLPRKFGRAIEIPLELNAYKNGIPLNGDIILETDLLENVPESWDIYLIHEKSGEIYSLNTETSEYILSAHLQPTVELSDQAHKKSPQKIVTKSDGGHTSFLLRIEPGRDADGIPDRFSLQQNYPNPFNPSTTFRFELPIQSQIRFEVFDLLGRRVSLLADDVLSAGVHEIRWDASNLASGIYISRLVTPKGVHTRKLTLMK from the coding sequence TTGTCTATCAAAATTGAAAAAATATTTTTCCGGCTCCTATTGCTTGCAGCCACTTTCCTGGGTGCTCTTTCACTGCAGGCTCAGCATACCACCTATTGGAACGGTTCGGTAAGCAGTAATTGGTTTGACTCTCAAAACTGGAGCAATGATGTTCCCGGAGCAGATTCAGAAGCTGTCTTTAATTATTTCCCTCCTGAGAACCACGACCCTATTATCAGTTCTTCCACAACCATCCGGCGCCTTTTAATTACACATTTTGGACGAGAATTTCGAGTAAAACTCGGTGACGACATTCAGATGGATGTACAATCATACTTCGTTGCCGCCGATAGTATTCCGGGAACAATCGCTCTTGATGTCGGCAATGCTGAATTTACGGTTCAGGAATCTTCCTCACTCGAAGGTGGGATTTATCTTGATGATGGAACCATCAATTTTCTCGGAAACCTGCACATGATATCAAGCAGTTTAATTGATGTTCAGAGTGGCACTATTAATATCGGGAGTGCAGGACCACCAGTAATCAGTGCAGATTTTTTACAATCTGAAGGATCGATCTTTAATCTGAACGCAGGGACACTGAATTTATATGGACAGTCGGTGTTTGCAGGAGGCGGGGAATTCAATGGCGGCACAGGGGAGATCCATTTCAACGGGGATATCCAGTTTAACGGAGGTGCCCTTTTTAAACCGGGTTCGAGTTATGTTTCAATATCTGGTAATGCTAACATCACAACGGACAATAACCAGAGCGCGGAATTTTTTGACCTTGAAATTCGAGACGGGGCTGCGGTTACTTCAGAGGTTAATGTAACCGTACAAAATGATATGACGGTTGATCCTAATGGCAGTTATTTACAAAGCGGAAATACATCGCTTAATGTGATCGGCACGCTAACCGGAGATTCACAGATTCATTCGGTCACACCTTATGTTATCTCGGTTCAGATGTTAGGGATATCAGAAATTGAAGTTCGTTTTGACAGATCCCTGCAAGAATCCACTGCTGAAACATCCTCTAACTACACTGTGGAATCGTCTGCCGGTACTATTGCGGGATTTGTAACCGGTGCAGAACTCACGGGTTCCAATAATCACCTTGTTCGCTTAACATTCGATTTTCAAATTCAGGATGGAGTACCTTACTACCTGATCATCAACGAAGTATTTGATACAATGGGGAATTCAATTAGCGAAAACCATAAAAAACGGTTCTTATTGGATCTCTCTGCCCCGTCACTCTTCTATAGCCGTACCAACGGCAACTTCAACACACTATCCTCCTGGTCAATTTTTTCACATTCGGGTTCAGCTGCCGGTAGAATTCCCGGTGAAGCAGATGGGGATCGTATACAAATTGGAAACGGAAATATCATCACACTGAATTCTCCAGCGGATCTTGATTCCATCATGGAATTCGATGTTCAATTCGGCGGCACATTCCGCCTTTCAGATGGTGCAGAGTTGAGGTTTAGTTCAGTACCCATAACCGGCAACGGGGCCTTTGAACTGCTACAGGGAGCCACGCTGATCATCGAATCGGATGACGGAATTTCACAATCGGATGATTTAGGTCCGGTTCGTACCGCTGAACGAATTTTCAGTGAAGAGGCTGCGTTTTTTTATCAGGGTTTCCAAAACCAGGTTACCGGAGACGGCCTGCCGCAAAAAGTTGCTAAACTATCAATTAAAAGTTCCGCAGAAGTTTCGCTGACCCGTTCCATCTCTGTAACGGATACTCTTTATCTAATTGATGGATATCTGACTGTGGGACATGGTTTATCCTTAATTTCTAATCAGCATATTGCAGAATTGGGTATGCTTCGGTACAATCTGGACCTTTCCGGCCAGCCTGGTTACAGAATGATTTCATCACCTCTTAATATCGATTACACCAATTTTTTCAGTGATATTATCACCCAGGGATATAATGGTTCAGAGCTGATCGGAAATTTACAGCCGAATGTGTTGTGGTATGATGAAACCGCGCCGGGGACGGACAATCAGCGCTGGAGAGCACCTGTTCACGCGTCCGAAATCGTTCCGGCGGGCAGGGGGCACCAGGTATACATATTTGATAATGAATCCGACAACCATTTGTATTCCCGTGCACTGCCACAAACTCTGGACCTTGTTGGGCTTCCGTATGAAGAGGACAAAGGATTGATTGATTTGAACCTTACCTACACAGAAGAAGGTGACCAGGGATGGAACCTTGTGGGAAATCCATATGGTTCAGCAATCCGATGGAATTCCGACCAGGGCTGGACTCGCGGAAATGTCGATTCTTCAATCTATATTTGGGATCCCAACACTAATCAATATCACACCTGGAATGGTATCACCGGTGACATTGAAGATGGTTTGATAGCTCCGTTTCAAGCCTTTTGGGTAAAAGCGAATGCACCTGGCCCTCTGCTTACCGTCAACTCTGCAGCCCAAGAATTAGGCGGTGAATTTCGGGGAAAAGCGATTGTACAGCACTCACCGCGCCTGGCCATTCGCGCGCAATACAGCCCCAATCATTCGTCAACGTTACACCTGATGTTTACTGGAGAAGGAAGCTTTCACCTGGATAACCTCGATGCACTTCGCCTTCATCCCCCACCCGGTGTTGATAATTACCTTGAATTCTATTCCGTAAGTGAAGAGGGTGAAAGACTGGCTATCAATAACTTGCCACGAAAATTCGGCAGGGCAATTGAAATTCCCCTGGAGCTGAACGCCTACAAAAACGGAATTCCGCTGAATGGCGATATCATTTTGGAAACCGATCTCTTAGAAAACGTTCCGGAATCATGGGATATTTACCTGATTCACGAGAAAAGTGGTGAAATCTACTCCCTGAATACGGAAACATCTGAATATATTTTGTCTGCTCATCTTCAACCAACTGTTGAGTTATCAGATCAAGCTCATAAAAAATCTCCTCAAAAGATTGTTACTAAAAGTGATGGCGGACATACTTCTTTTCTGCTGAGAATAGAGCCCGGCAGAGATGCAGACGGAATTCCCGATCGGTTTTCCCTGCAACAGAATTACCCGAACCCTTTTAATCCATCAACAACATTTCGTTTTGAACTACCTATACAGAGCCAGATCCGTTTTGAGGTTTTTGATCTGCTTGGAAGAAGGGTTTCACTACTTGCCGATGACGTCCTATCTGCGGGAGTTCATGAGATCAGATGGGATGCCTCAAATCTTGCCAGCGGTATTTACATTTCAAGGCTTGTTACTCCCAAAGGTGTTCACACCCGCAAATTGACGCTGATGAAATAA
- a CDS encoding DUF4835 family protein has product MKFLFLSVTIVLLAASETVYAQEFNCDVNLNTRQISGSAYEYVTELEGDLESYINENRWTDDRFEEHERIRCQIQIVLTGADDQFNYTAEAFFSIRRPIYNTIQESSMVVLTDNNWAFSYPRNKNLIFDELQFDDLASFIDFYMYVILGYDYDSFARLGGNRYFTKAQDIFELGRNSNAPGWGRSIGAQRNRNGLISDLQNPNYRPLREANYRYHRFGLDQFTMNSRASIEEVVEVIRSLEETKRRTSNNYLFDIFFDTKYNEIVALLQTADVQTRLEAYNLLRSVDPAHSSAYERLQN; this is encoded by the coding sequence TTGAAATTTCTGTTTCTGTCGGTTACAATTGTGTTGCTGGCGGCCTCAGAAACGGTTTATGCGCAGGAGTTTAACTGCGATGTTAACCTGAATACCCGCCAGATCAGCGGATCAGCTTATGAGTATGTGACTGAACTTGAGGGCGACCTGGAATCGTATATAAACGAGAACCGCTGGACCGACGACCGCTTTGAAGAGCACGAGCGAATTCGATGCCAGATTCAGATTGTGTTAACGGGTGCAGACGATCAGTTTAATTACACAGCTGAGGCATTTTTCAGTATCCGGCGGCCTATCTATAATACCATCCAGGAGTCGTCCATGGTTGTTCTGACTGATAATAACTGGGCTTTTAGCTATCCGCGGAATAAAAACCTGATTTTTGATGAGCTGCAGTTTGATGACCTTGCCAGTTTCATCGATTTTTATATGTACGTAATCCTTGGATATGATTACGACAGTTTTGCGAGACTCGGCGGAAACCGGTACTTCACCAAAGCTCAGGATATTTTCGAACTGGGACGTAACAGCAACGCGCCCGGATGGGGGCGTTCAATTGGGGCACAACGGAATCGAAATGGTTTGATATCAGACCTCCAAAATCCGAATTACCGCCCTCTCAGAGAAGCAAATTATCGCTATCATCGGTTTGGGCTCGATCAATTCACCATGAACAGCCGAGCGTCGATCGAAGAGGTAGTTGAAGTGATTCGCTCACTGGAAGAGACGAAACGCCGAACCAGCAACAACTATTTGTTTGATATATTCTTCGACACCAAATACAACGAAATTGTGGCCCTGCTTCAAACGGCCGATGTACAAACCCGCCTCGAAGCGTATAACCTACTGCGCAGTGTTGATCCGGCACATTCCTCCGCTTATGAAAGGCTTCAAAATTGA
- a CDS encoding ComEA family DNA-binding protein: MMSKTERKFYTKRMIGLHVFFLMMVVLTAEIGFAQQSSVGRDQLERIIEQIVSDLDPEEHSLQILQMVEQLEELAANPLNINRAGADRLAEIPGLSFRQADAIVQYRSDVRPFEQLSDLLLVDGIGEVSFQQIRPFLTTGSSSERGRDLLLNRRYWTSNSRTEALSRVQTVLEEREGYTRPDSLGGYTGSPVKFNHRYRYRSRRISLNLSQDKDPGEPVSGLTGFDYTSWHASIHDAGPLKNLVAGDYRVSYGQGLILWTGGAFGKSSQVRGAALRGDTGIRPYTSSQETNAFRGVAATVGERLQISGFYSNRKRTASEVDEFRVNFPTQTGFHRTQNEIDRKNNLGQTTFGGRVRYRFGRGMIGISGYQNEFDRPVANGTQPYQVHRFSGRKLSAFSSDFRFHSGPAILFGEAAYTDNGGTGWIAGSEYRPAAGTDISLAYRNYSADFQSIFGAGFGEQSSTQNEEGFYIGIQQQAGEYITLLGYIDQFSTHSARFSNHRPTSGFDWLARAEVEPRGDLYFYLQFRLKRQEQEFTGINTFGRESRFMGSDIRSTTRVHAEYRVHPSVRLRTRFDVVRARPAGGSTSHGFLIYQDLRLTPSSAITADFRITLFDTEDFNARVFQFENDLLYVMSNTMMFDQGQRIYGVLRYQPSQAITLRMKAATTLYENRTTIGSGLDEIRGNRRTDIGFQVQIQI; this comes from the coding sequence ATGATGAGCAAAACAGAGAGAAAATTCTATACCAAAAGAATGATTGGTCTTCATGTATTTTTTCTGATGATGGTTGTTCTGACGGCTGAGATTGGGTTTGCCCAACAGAGCAGCGTTGGGCGAGATCAGCTCGAGCGGATCATTGAACAGATTGTATCTGATCTCGATCCGGAAGAACACTCACTTCAGATTCTTCAGATGGTAGAACAGTTGGAAGAGCTGGCCGCAAATCCGCTGAATATCAACCGTGCCGGAGCGGATCGCCTTGCCGAAATTCCGGGCCTTTCATTTCGTCAGGCCGACGCAATAGTACAGTATCGCTCGGATGTTCGCCCATTTGAGCAGCTGAGTGATCTGCTACTGGTTGATGGCATTGGTGAAGTTTCTTTTCAGCAGATCCGGCCTTTTCTAACAACCGGCAGCTCTTCAGAACGGGGACGAGACCTGTTGTTAAATCGGAGATACTGGACTTCAAACAGCCGAACCGAAGCTTTATCCCGCGTTCAAACGGTGCTGGAAGAACGAGAGGGATACACACGCCCCGATTCACTCGGCGGATATACCGGCAGCCCGGTAAAATTTAATCACCGGTACCGGTACAGGTCCCGAAGAATTTCGCTGAATCTTTCGCAGGATAAAGACCCCGGTGAACCTGTAAGCGGCCTCACCGGTTTTGATTACACCTCGTGGCATGCGTCTATCCACGATGCAGGCCCGCTTAAAAACCTGGTTGCCGGGGATTACCGGGTTTCATACGGACAGGGGCTGATATTATGGACCGGCGGAGCTTTTGGGAAAAGCAGCCAGGTTCGCGGTGCAGCTTTGCGGGGTGATACAGGGATTCGGCCATATACTTCATCGCAAGAGACGAATGCATTTCGCGGCGTGGCGGCAACCGTTGGAGAACGGCTGCAGATCAGCGGATTTTATTCAAACCGAAAACGAACCGCGAGTGAAGTGGACGAGTTCCGAGTAAACTTTCCGACACAAACGGGATTTCACCGAACTCAGAATGAGATTGACCGTAAAAACAACCTGGGACAGACAACCTTTGGTGGACGCGTTCGATACCGTTTTGGCAGAGGGATGATCGGCATCAGCGGATATCAAAATGAATTCGACAGGCCTGTTGCAAACGGAACGCAACCCTACCAGGTTCACCGGTTTTCAGGCAGAAAACTTTCGGCCTTTAGTTCAGATTTTCGGTTCCACTCCGGACCGGCCATACTCTTCGGTGAAGCGGCATACACCGATAATGGCGGCACCGGCTGGATTGCGGGAAGTGAATATCGTCCGGCTGCAGGAACAGACATTTCTTTGGCGTACCGAAATTACAGTGCAGATTTTCAGTCAATTTTCGGCGCCGGGTTTGGCGAACAGTCCTCCACACAAAATGAAGAAGGATTCTACATCGGAATTCAGCAGCAGGCGGGTGAATACATCACGCTGCTTGGCTACATCGACCAGTTTTCAACGCATTCTGCACGTTTTTCAAATCACCGGCCGACATCCGGATTCGACTGGCTTGCCAGGGCTGAGGTTGAACCCCGGGGAGATCTCTATTTCTACCTTCAGTTCCGCCTGAAACGCCAGGAACAGGAGTTTACCGGCATCAATACATTTGGGAGAGAAAGCCGGTTTATGGGGAGTGATATTCGATCCACGACCAGGGTACACGCCGAATACCGGGTTCATCCGTCCGTACGACTGCGAACACGGTTTGATGTTGTCCGGGCCCGTCCCGCCGGGGGTTCAACCTCGCACGGATTTCTCATTTACCAGGATCTTCGGTTAACACCATCATCAGCCATCACCGCTGACTTCCGGATCACACTGTTTGATACGGAAGATTTCAACGCAAGGGTTTTCCAGTTTGAAAACGATTTGCTCTATGTGATGTCCAACACGATGATGTTTGACCAGGGGCAGCGCATTTACGGAGTGTTGCGATACCAGCCATCGCAGGCAATTACACTGCGTATGAAAGCGGCAACTACGTTGTATGAAAACCGAACCACAATTGGCAGCGGCCTGGACGAGATTCGAGGTAACCGAAGAACAGATATTGGTTTCCAGGTCCAGATCCAGATTTGA
- a CDS encoding ATP-binding cassette domain-containing protein, whose protein sequence is MNIPKPLILDSIFYRVPELKILDGAYLEVQPGKITALIGLNGSGKSTLMKIVSGQLKASSGISIINGERLYSKSLKKRFCSIAYLPQDSMLPRDMKVKRLIRSFPSAGFLMDDPFFKRLLRQKVLELSGGERRYLEVSLLFSLDRDFILLDEPFSGVEPKIVERMLTRIKIEVNKNRGVLLTDHLHRYVTDVADTGYLLHNRQCYRLEGDISSELKKLGYIR, encoded by the coding sequence TTGAATATTCCTAAACCGTTGATTCTTGATAGTATTTTTTACCGCGTTCCTGAGCTGAAAATTCTGGATGGGGCTTATCTTGAGGTTCAACCGGGGAAAATTACGGCGCTGATCGGGCTCAACGGTTCAGGAAAATCTACTTTGATGAAGATCGTATCAGGGCAGCTGAAGGCTTCAAGCGGCATTTCAATAATAAATGGGGAGAGGTTATATAGTAAATCACTGAAGAAGCGTTTCTGTTCTATCGCATACCTGCCCCAGGATTCTATGCTTCCGAGAGATATGAAGGTGAAACGCCTGATTCGATCATTTCCATCAGCAGGATTTTTAATGGACGATCCCTTTTTCAAGAGGCTTCTTCGGCAGAAAGTGTTGGAACTGTCGGGAGGGGAGAGGCGCTACCTGGAAGTATCTTTGTTGTTTAGCCTGGATCGGGATTTTATTCTGCTTGATGAACCTTTCAGCGGTGTAGAGCCAAAAATTGTGGAGCGGATGTTGACACGGATCAAAATAGAGGTAAATAAAAACAGGGGAGTGCTTTTGACTGATCATCTTCATCGATACGTTACGGACGTTGCTGATACCGGGTATTTACTGCATAATCGACAGTGCTATCGGCTTGAAGGTGATATTTCATCGGAATTGAAAAAGCTTGGTTATATCAGGTAG
- a CDS encoding response regulator: MMGEKRRILVVDDNEAIHKDIESILKSTASSSDSELENFEDELFGEEYSAEKSDAVLVDYDIDHAYQGEEAVEMVERANKSNDPYSLIFMDVRMPPGIDGIQAIQKTWKNNPNVEVVICTAYSDYSWEHILENLGTSDKLLFMRKPFDTTALKQTALTLTTKWKLQQETIYYTENLEKEVENRTKELKELLSSYKKMKEKAEKATAAKSEFLAKMSHEIRTPMNGIIAMNEFLLDTELSEEQEEYCKLVEQCAQTLLQSINDILDFSKIEAKMMDFEEIPLDLSNLVKGSVKMISASAREKPIEISYRLSEKIPGDLFGDPTRIQQILLNYGNNAVKFTEKGSVRFDVELIEENATEVLLKFSVTDTGKGIAEDIIHTLFKPFSQGDNSTTRKYGGTGLGLVICKQLAELMNGEVGVHSTEGKGSEFWFTLTLKKKPQESETNQKTTPASTKTDQTETISRKILVAEDNPVNQVVTRRMLESEGYTVHLVENGDEVLDALKENQFDLILMDLQMPGMDGLEATKIIRKQESQTGKQIPIIALTASTLKEDKNKCLQVGMDDFLIKPIKKEKLKTILERWFKKLTAHEIN; the protein is encoded by the coding sequence ATGATGGGAGAAAAAAGACGAATACTGGTAGTGGATGATAATGAAGCGATTCACAAAGATATTGAATCAATTCTGAAAAGCACTGCATCTTCAAGTGATAGTGAGCTTGAGAATTTTGAAGATGAATTGTTTGGGGAAGAATATTCAGCTGAAAAATCTGATGCAGTACTGGTAGATTACGATATAGATCATGCGTACCAGGGTGAAGAAGCTGTGGAGATGGTGGAGAGAGCGAACAAGAGTAATGATCCCTACTCATTAATATTCATGGATGTTCGGATGCCTCCCGGTATTGATGGTATACAGGCCATTCAGAAAACCTGGAAAAATAATCCAAATGTTGAGGTGGTTATCTGTACAGCATACTCCGACTATTCATGGGAACATATCCTTGAAAATCTTGGCACGTCTGATAAACTCCTGTTTATGCGAAAGCCATTTGATACCACTGCATTAAAACAAACGGCACTTACACTTACTACGAAGTGGAAACTCCAGCAAGAAACAATCTATTACACTGAGAATCTTGAGAAAGAGGTGGAAAACAGAACAAAAGAACTGAAAGAGCTTCTGTCTTCCTATAAAAAGATGAAGGAGAAAGCTGAAAAAGCTACAGCTGCAAAAAGTGAGTTTCTGGCAAAAATGAGCCATGAAATCCGCACCCCCATGAACGGAATCATCGCTATGAATGAATTCCTTCTGGATACAGAACTTTCAGAGGAACAGGAAGAGTATTGCAAACTGGTTGAACAGTGTGCTCAAACTCTTCTGCAAAGCATTAATGACATCCTGGACTTTTCAAAGATTGAAGCCAAGATGATGGATTTTGAAGAGATCCCGCTGGATTTATCAAATTTGGTTAAAGGATCCGTTAAAATGATCTCTGCATCTGCCAGGGAAAAACCAATTGAGATCAGTTACAGATTGTCTGAAAAAATCCCTGGTGATCTTTTTGGGGATCCAACAAGAATCCAGCAGATTTTACTTAATTATGGCAATAATGCGGTTAAGTTCACGGAAAAAGGGAGTGTACGCTTTGACGTAGAATTGATTGAGGAGAACGCAACGGAAGTACTCCTCAAGTTTTCAGTCACAGATACCGGAAAGGGAATTGCAGAAGATATAATTCATACCCTTTTTAAACCATTTTCTCAGGGTGATAATTCAACGACCCGGAAATATGGCGGCACTGGTTTAGGACTCGTAATCTGCAAACAACTTGCTGAACTGATGAACGGTGAAGTAGGTGTGCATAGCACAGAAGGAAAAGGATCTGAGTTCTGGTTTACACTTACTTTGAAAAAGAAGCCTCAGGAGAGTGAAACCAATCAAAAAACAACACCAGCCAGTACAAAAACAGATCAAACAGAAACAATTAGCAGAAAGATTCTGGTGGCTGAAGATAATCCGGTGAACCAGGTGGTTACCAGACGGATGCTCGAATCTGAAGGCTATACCGTACATCTTGTGGAAAATGGGGATGAGGTTCTTGATGCACTTAAAGAGAACCAATTTGATCTCATTTTGATGGATTTACAGATGCCCGGTATGGACGGCCTTGAAGCCACAAAAATCATTCGTAAACAAGAGAGTCAGACAGGAAAACAGATCCCAATTATCGCATTAACTGCAAGTACTTTAAAGGAAGACAAAAATAAATGCCTCCAGGTTGGCATGGACGATTTTCTCATAAAACCCATAAAAAAAGAGAAACTAAAAACGATTCTTGAACGGTGGTTTAAAAAACTTACCGCTCACGAAATCAACTGA